aaataatgttgagAAATTTTATAAGATCTATAAAAGtaagaattttaataatattcTTACTTTTAAAGATACATAACTTTGAAGTGAGGCCCCACACTTGTGCACTATAAGAAATATGAGAAGAAAATAATGCATGGTAAATTGAGAGGAGGATATCCTTAGGCACATAATATCTTAGTTTGCACAGAGCtacatttgtttttctttaatttattagatatttagatattttttagatattttttttttatttatcaatagcagttatatatatacaattaaaattaaaagaaaataaatataaagaaaaagaaaataaatatcataattagtcagggtaacaaaattaaaatatataatgctattGAAGGGAGACCATACCTAATAGCATAAAGCTAAGGCAAAGGGTATGGCCACCCTTGGACAATTACAGTAAACGATACGAGACGCACAAAACAACACACCAATTGCCAATATAAGATATATGTGAAAGTCACAATCTATAAATTCATCTATTAATATGCCTAGATATTTTCATGAGATAAAAATTCGGGTTTTTTAATAACAGTTTTCAGGATTTAGGACTTTTTTTTCTCATGTTTAAAGTTTCATAACTTTGGATTGGCTTATATATATGATatgttttctttgttgtttCACTACATGTTCACctgttaacattatttttatattgtcaTTTGCAGAAATTGCAGATTGGTTTATTTGTAAAAGTATATCTTTATTAATTTATCAAAATGGTGCAAGATTTTATTATCTGCCATCAACCAATCTATAAAATATGTCTCAGTACTTAATTTAGTTTCTTGAAATAATACTATAGAGAGGAGGTCCAAAATACAGTTGGACCATTACTATTGAAATCTTACTATTCCTGTTCATTCAATAAAGTGACTCATACCCTCTGGTTGGTCTGTGATAATTCTATGTCTCATCCACCTCTGcacatttttgtgatattaaaaCGACTAAAgtcaaatataaacaaacttcCATTTTTTGAAAAGTCAACAATTTGCAGATTAAAAATTAGCTACAGAGCTGTCATTAAAATATACTTTGTCTGGTGAAGTAGCACCATATTGGAGGAATTTTTTAATGGTTTTCCTTGTTTCTGTAACTGGACAATATCTTGTTTGTGTACCTGGACCATGTTTAAATCTGTATCCATTAACAGGTCTAAGATCATGACGATAGAAAATGTTGACAATTTATGTGGGACCAACATGATATAATAATTTATGCAATAATCAGCTATTTATAATCCTTATAGGTTCAAAATGTTTTATACAAAGAATGAGTTATCTTCTTTGACCAGGAGGGAACTGCAAAAATTGTGCAAGCAGTTTGGAGTAAAGGCTAATAGAAAGGTATAAGAGGGTCAAGCTTTTGTTACTTATACTTCAATTGCACTTCAATTCTTACTTTACagatctttttaattttttttacagaattgTGAATTGGTTGATGACCTgtgcaatttttttgcaaatcttCAAAACGAGGAAAAGGTAAGGTGTTTTTTTTCATTCGATGCATTCAGAAGTAATATAAAACATATAGCTTAAGAGATAACTATTTTAAATACTTATTCTTTGGTATTATTACCTGAGTCCATGTATTTTTTGCATCTGTTGTATATTAAACCTTGTgttgtgtattttgtgttgatttATTTTGGCAATTTATAGTTCTTATTAATTCATTTAGAAATGATATAAACAATCAAAACCTTTTTCCTTTTGGTCACTTAATTTTAATAAACTCAATTTGAAACCCTTTATACAGCGTTTTTCTTTCATAGGAATTACAAGATGATTTGCGAAAGCAGGAATCTGTATTGGCTTGGATATCAGACGATGATGAAAACAAACGTgacgaagaaaaagaaaatatgaaaaatgaattaatgaaagaAGTAGAGCGGCGTGCTCATGAAAAATGTAAGTATTTTCACCATCATACTACAGACTACATGGTTTTCTTATAAGCAGCCTACTTGCAAGGGTCTTTGTTTCAAGTTGGTACAAAAATTAGGCAATTTCCTAGCAGCCTTCAGGCCTCGCATCCATCCcctgaacattttttttagttagCAACATTCCCAGTTATTATCGATTCTTGATAAAATATCCTTATTGTTTATCCTACATTTTTCTAGTGATTTTGTAACATTTGGGGATACTTGCCTATCCATGGAGTATTTCTTTGCTCCCCATTTGCTGCAAAAATTCAGCACCTATCATTCTCGAAAGAggatatatatttttctgattataCATAAGCTGTTAACACTTTTAGcattattttatgttgttttttcattttacttTTAGTTACAAAAATACCAAGATTAAAAGCAGATGTGCTTTTTTCTCTTGGACAGACAGCTTCGCCGGgtaaaaaagtcttttctttGCGTGATTGTGTGTGAGTTTATTTGTGAAActtcattttaaatttatgatATTCATtgtacttaaaatattttttttagcttcAAGGAGAAAATTTGAACAAACACACAAAGAACTCAAAAAGTATGCCAAATATGGGAATTTTTTTACGAGCACCATATCatcaaatataataaatatttaaaagctGGATTTgtcacaagtttttttatgttgttcttaTATTTCAGATTGGACTCTATAGATGTTTACatggaaaagaaaagaaaaagagcaGAAGAAAGGTTCAGCtatcataaaaagttaaaggTATCTATTTTATTCTCTGAGGAATTCTTGCATTGGTGTAAAAACTGTAAATCATTTTTACtttaacttttattgttttatcATTTGTTCAACAGATTAATGCTGAAACTACGTTAAAACGAATGAAAATGTCCCATAATACGCCAGCAGGAAACGCTGACAATACTCAGGTATATATTTACTTCctgtttcaaaaatttaatcacaaaaaactggcaaatattttgttttaaatatatactgattttttttttaattttagaaaagaAAATCTCAGGGTAATACCCCTGTACCAGCGAAAACCGCCGTCAGAACACCCATGTTTAAAAAGTCTGCTCTAAAAATCGACAAAGAAGTATCCTTTAATTTCGTTTCTAAATTAAAATCTCCAAAGCCTGTAAAAGCACCGAGAATTTCACCTCGTTTGAATGCACTTaaggaaagaaattttaataCCAAACGGAAACTAACACCCGGTGTTACGCGGAAGTCAGTACAATTTACCAACGTCAACAAGAAAACAGTTAAAGTTGCGAACAAGTTAAATCGTACGCTTGGCGACCTCAAGTATGTTTAGTTAATCAGTTTactgtattttctttttgttgttgttgaaaccAAGCATTTGTTGATACTTTTTTATCAAACAACTTCTCTATTTAAGGTGCATTACATTAAACGTCTGAATCAAGTTTAACGAGTTTTGTAAATTTCGCTAGTTTTTATCAATTTCACAGTAATAACTCCCCTAAAAAATTATTGGTTAAGTGCTATTTACGAAGTTCCGAAAACGACGGAAACGTATCTTACAAACCTTTCGTATCCATAATTTATTTTGTATGAGCGCATACCTTGCGCTTTTAAATTAAGTTCTCTGGTAAAAGAAACTGTTAACGTTtttgaactagctagctatatgttcttttaaattcttaaaGGTATAAGGCTATTTAGggtagcatttttaaaaaaaataaattctatcATAAAAACGTAATTATTCATTGGTTTTCTATAGTGTTGCGATAAAGTGGGTATAGTTTCTGTAATACTTTTTCCTATTACTTTCTTAGATCGCCTGGCATCACTCCTGGAAAGAAAACGCCTATTAAATTCGACTTGCAAGCCTCTCTTAAGAAACGTTTGTCATACAAGCCTCATATAGGGAAACTGAAAGACGTATACTTTACTGACCGGAAAAGTTTAGATTCGAATAAAAGTTTAGTtggaaataaaagttttttgggaACGACGAAACCAAAAGTTGGTGTTAAAGAAGTGACAAAAAATGTTTCTAACAGgtaatatataattttaaatatcttaaAATAATCTATATAGTTTACGCTTATTTGCTAGTATGTAATAATTCTACGCGTATCTAAGGCAATATTTGcctttttcttttaattaagTTGTGCACACGTGTTCTTTCGGAAAGAGCGCGAAAGAGGAAAGATCAATaagaaatatgttttttgttACTCTAAGATACGCCCATGCacttaaaacaacaaattattgCACATGTATCTTTTAAGAAATCGAGTACTCTCTcaaattttatcttttaactGCTAGTGCAGCTTATACACTCAAAGTTAAGAAACTTGGGGAGTTTAAGATTATGCTCTGCAAAATTTTTTCTACACAtaatttaaactaaaaaatgaCACTTGCAAGTTTATTATTATTCAATATTTCATAGATTACTCCTTTAATCTTATGAAACCACAtgtaagtttttaataaaaaccttaaaatAACTAGGAAACCTAAACCACTATTGcttggttttttttataagaatgctACTGTAAATCTTGACTTTTTTCTATGTTGACACGTAAAGCTTATGACACCGTCATGAATATTGAGTGTCATATATATGTCAATAAGTTCCAGAGGCCATCGAGCATTGGCTACTActctgtttattttttagaaacgaACGACGAACAGCCGCGACACAACGCCGTAATACAAAAAGGGACGACGCTTTGGCGAAACGACGTGGTATCttatgttaaactttttttgtacatATGCTTTTAATGACATTTTAGCAGATATAATTATTTCACCGATTTAACTTTGTAAATACAGGAGTATTAAACTTTGTAAATATTCTTACCATATGAGAATAGGTTTCATGCGTAATCCTATACACAGACGCTTTTTTTCACAACACGTGTGTTCAAAATAAACATGAAGTACAAGTATAGTAAATATTTCATCCTATTATTTTCTGTGGACTTAAATCACttgaattaaatttaatttaagtgAGAGTCTGGCAGTatacctattgtatatatttttttccttcgGCGAAAACAGTAAGAGTAGAAACAGTTAGCTGTCAATATTTTATTGGTATTTATATGCTATCCTGACCCGCTTAATGTGCACGCTCTTTGCTACGCTCGTGTATTTTACCGTTGTATTAAAAACTCTGGAAATACTCCGAAAATTTTAGGTTTTGTTTTTAAGCTTATTTTATTGGATGGCTTCACATACACCTGCTCACCCGTCGGCCTCCCGAAGCctgctaaataataatatcattcatatgcatttttttgatattgcatCATGGATTTTTTTGCCGGGCATTTATACCTGACTTTCccggaaaaaaatttttgaccgCCTGTTAAAAAGGTATACGAAAGTGTACTTTTTTGCGTGGAACTTGGTCATTTTCTGTGGTAAATTGTAATTGTATCAATAATTTGTTTTTGCTGAATCGTTCTGCACGTTATCTcgtcacaaaaaaaaataaaaaaagcggaAAATTTCGAAGAAAATAGTCAAAAAGTACACTTTCTTGGCATATAGTTCTAGAATTAACTAATACTTCTCAatgtcagcatttttatttCGAAAGTGACACTACTACACACCAGTTTTgatttcaataaaataaagcatgttAAGTGAAAGTTTAAATGCTCAAACGATCAGAGTGTAAACATACCTTTAAAATTCGAATGTTGATAAGTGATTACAATGTTACGTCAAGTGTAAACATAACTGTAAACGATATTGTGCTGTACATATTGAACTGAGAATTATGGACTTCTCTCATCCTGTTAGAGTAACCATGGATTTGTCGCAAGGCTTTTTGCTATTTTATCGTGCTTAAAATAGTTCAAATTTAGTATTTGTAGCCAACATGTACAAGAACACCATGTGGAGTATTTAACCAATGTTAAAAAGCGATAAGTAGATTCACCGGTGGACATGTAGAAGTTAGAGAATGTGTTTTATTTGTAACGACAACCGTGCGTGGCAAAATCTATATAGTCGAGGATTATTAATGTGAAAATTCTTCAGTGATAGATTTACCAGAACAAATCCATTTATTCTCAAAGAATAATATTTCGAAGACTCTGACACCACCTGTCACATACTTCTTGGACCTAAATAAAAAAGTGTatcctaaaaatttaaacttatgATCATAAAGACTTCATTTAAATTGATAAATTCAAACAATTTGGCTCgccaatttgtttaaaaaacatctcTAAAAAGGCTAATTTCTTATTTTGGCTGAAAAAggtagaatatatattttttgccagGAATCATTGTTTTGCTATTATCTAAATTACAGCAAGTGAAGTTCTTAAATTGCgttttcattgatttatttgtcTTCTGTTCTAAATCTCAGTAAAGTTTAATATCAagataaatatgtttaaaaatcaCTGAGAGTTTCCTGCGAATTTAAAAGTTATTGCGTTCATCAAAAGAGACGTTAAAACATTGTAGCACTTAGCTCCGAACAAATACGAGAATACTTCCCTATACAAATTAATATTCACAAGTTACATTTTGTTCAAATCTTTTTTTCAAATTCTGTGTTCAATTTCAGCTTTAGATagacaatttaaaattaaaatttagacGACAATAACGACAAACCACGGAGTTCTGTAGCTTCCAAGGTTCAATATAGAGGAAAAACAGTTCAAACTCATTCCCCGGCGTCTTCTTTTCTTTAGAAACTTTGTTTCTTTGCAAACATTGCAGCAAATATTACAGTGCTGCCATAACCACAACCTAAAAAAAGCTAAAACATATTTAATTGGATTCATACTAGGCAATAACCTCGGTAATATAATTATGCTGAATCGTCTATTGCACGAATAATACTAGCTTAAAGTTTCTCTAAGCACAAGAAAGATTTAGCTGATTTGTCTTACAGatatcatcaaaacttgttTCTTGACAGCGTCTTACATTTTTTTGACCCCGCACTTTTCGATCCTGCGCTTTTCTTTACCAGGCCGTAGAAAATTGCGTCACAATTATTGAGAAGCACATTCAAGCTCAGGGGATAGGAAATATTTTCTGGGTGACCAATCACATTTGTTCTTGGAAAGCTTTTTTAAAGTTCAATCAGTTTATCACAACAAAATAGTTGAAAGCTGTTTGATATTgtcataaattattttatttcaggGAAGGAAACTTTAAGGTTCTTTTACTGTTATTAGAATGGAAGTAGATTAAATATTCAGTATTGTGTTGAGTAGATATCTGCTATTTGTCTGACTGTTcatgaaaatttgaaaattataaaatattcacAATAAAACTCTCCATATGcttaaaatttctatttttgagAATTTTCAAGCCCTAGCAGATCTTGCACATGAAAAGGAATAATTGTACAATTTTGATGTGTAGATAAAAGTTGTGTTAAATTACGTGCGAACGTTCTATGTTCTTGTTCCACCTGAAATGAAACGAgacatgttttcatttattacaGCTTTTTTGTAAAAAGCAGCGATATTCTCCTTAAAAAGTTTAAGGAACCTTTTTGACAGTTTTTGCTTGCAaactgtaaaatgttttttttaagttctCATAAGGAAATTTGGAACACTTCTGCAAATGCAAAATTATGAATCTTAATTttgtatttgaaatatttttcaaaaaaatgattaCGAGAATACACCATTACAGAAGGCCTATGAATGGAAATGAGAAAATTTTCACATATCGACTGTTCGTTATATCAAAAATTGAACGTTTTGCAGACAAACTAAGACTTATTTACTATGTATTTTAGGCCGTCTTAAAACTTTCCTTGAGTTAATGATTGCTTCTAACTCTGCTTCAAAGGTTCTAAATAATTACTATTATACAAAGTTAGTAATGACAGTCCTGATCTTCACTTTAACACAGGTGTAATTTTGTAGAGCTTATTTAACGCTAGAACATTTTTTCGCTTATCTCTATCATCTTGGAATCGTACTTCATGCTTTCTTGGTGGGAAAATTCAAATTCTGCATttatcagaaaaagaaaatttgtaaatatttttgaaaaatccttCAAAGGCtcgaagaattttattttagattaaATTTACTGTCCTTAAACATTGCTTTGTTTAAACCCTCAAATTTCGTGTTTTGTGCATCGAGTTCGTTAACTAGATTTTTGGAGGATAAACATCAAGAGTCTACTGATTTAGAGTCGTTAAACGATGCTGTGTTATAAAATATGAcgtaatttatttaaatttaaatacagAATAACAGAAAAAAGTCACTTGCCAATGCTTACAACGGACTTTGATTATTTAGTAAGATCCTAACCCTGTGATTTCTTGCCGTGTCTTATTtttcttgcaattttttttctagaaatttttgttgcaaacgaAAATCATTGAAAAACCCTCTCTTCGCCACACGTTAAGCAGAGtactttgcaaatttttttatttttaaccaaCCAAACTGGCTCACACAATTTCAACCCAACCAAGACATCATTATGGCGGAAAGTCAACACGTGCAGGCTAAGCAAAACCTTTCTAACAAAAACCACAACAAAACTTATCAATATTAATAAAGACAACAAAATGCTCCATAGATTTTTCTGCGTAGTAACCTTGTCCAAATGAAACGTGTTGTTCGTTTTTATCTGTTATCttgtttttctttacaaaaaagaaGTGCAACAAATGCTATTATCACATTTTGACTTACTGCTACGGCCATCTTAACATATTGTCTCACAGGTATTCACATGTTTTGGTTTTATGAACTTTGTTTCACGTCGCAAAACCCACGCAACATGGAAAGAAATTTACATGCAAATGAAACATTCTTTGTTACAAATGGATAAAATTAGTTTCCGTGGTCCCGAatgatggaaaaataattttgaagttATCGAGGAACTTGATCATTGTCCCGTTATTCACTATTATAAATTAGAATGGATAATCAACCACAAAATTTCATTTTGAACAAAAAGCACCGGATTTATTTCTCTTTGACCTCTCAGCTTTGCATCTGAAGTACTTTATACTACAGAACCACAATTTCTGGTCCTTTTGATGTCCAACACAACCATACCGTTCAACAATGACACAAATGATAATAAAAGACTCATGGTTATATTACTAACTTAAGACGAACTGATATTAACCCTATAACTGGCCTCTTTCAACTTATTTGAGAGAAATGTAACCATTGCAGAAGCAGTGTCCTTGCAATACCATTACTGAAGTAATTGTGTAATGATGAGTTGCGCTGCCTATCCTATCAAACAAAAAATCCTATAGTTAATAAAAAACTAACGTTATATTCCATATTACCATATTAAAACTAATGGTAATGGCTTTCAAATCGATCTCTTAAGAAATGATTAGTTACATATTATTGTATTAAAAGAAAAGTAAGCTTTTTGAATTTTATTCTACAACCAGTGTTGTATGTTCGCCATATCTAGACAGTACAAAGTTCTGTTAAGAAAACTTCTCACTTGTCTGAGCCACCTTTTTGTTTGATGATAACTAACATTTTGGGAAGAATTTCATCACTTTACCTACAATTTTATTATTCTCCTTTATTTCTTTGATTTCCAGGCAAAAGAGCATATCCATTCCGGGCCGGCGAATCGGAATTGAAagtgggaggggggggggggtaaaatATATGTAGTATCTAAGGAGGCCCCACAATGGTTACGGGCCGAGAAAATCTTTGAATTTAGGCCTCTTAAATAGCCTTAAATGTGCCccaattttcagaattttttatcgGATACTAATAAAAAAACCCTTAATTCATGCCTCTTAAATAGCCTTAAATGTGCCccaattttcagaattttttatcggatactaataaaaaaaaccctTAATTCATGCAAAAGTTATACTTAATTTATGTTTTAGGtaccttgatttttaaaaaatgcaaccaTTTAAAATCATAAAGTAAATTTTATGCAGATGAAAAGTGTTAACAGAATCGTATAAATGAATTTGTAGCAAAGCAATCCAATAATTAAAACCtcgaaaaaaattctttttcttaGCATAAAGTTACCCCTCTT
Above is a window of Hydractinia symbiolongicarpus strain clone_291-10 chromosome 3, HSymV2.1, whole genome shotgun sequence DNA encoding:
- the LOC130636734 gene encoding nucleolar and spindle-associated protein 1-like, with the translated sequence MFYTKNELSSLTRRELQKLCKQFGVKANRKNCELVDDLCNFFANLQNEEKELQDDLRKQESVLAWISDDDENKRDEEKENMKNELMKEVERRAHEKFTKIPRLKADVLFSLGQTASPASRRKFEQTHKELKKLDSIDVYMEKKRKRAEERFSYHKKLKINAETTLKRMKMSHNTPAGNADNTQKRKSQGNTPVPAKTAVRTPMFKKSALKIDKEVSFNFVSKLKSPKPVKAPRISPRLNALKERNFNTKRKLTPGVTRKSVQFTNVNKKTVKVANKLNRTLGDLKSPGITPGKKTPIKFDLQASLKKRLSYKPHIGKLKDVYFTDRKSLDSNKSLVGNKSFLGTTKPKVGVKEVTKNVSNRNERRTAATQRRNTKRDDALAKRRGILC